The DNA window AACATTTCTTGAACTCCTGAAACATCAGTGGCAATGATGTTTTTCTTCAAAGTGATGGCTTCAAATAAAACGGTAGGGAAACCTTCGTATCTTGAACTCAAAATGTAAAAATCTGCTGCTTTAACATAAGGGAAAGGATTTTCTGTAAAACCAAGCATTTCGGCAGTTTTACCTAAACCGAGTTCTGTTTTTAAATTTTTAATATTTTCAAAATCATAGCCATCTCCGATGATTTTAATTTGATGTTGATAACCTTCGTCTAACAATTTTTTGTGAACTTTTAGCAATCTGTCGAATCCTTTTTGCGGAAAAACAGTTCCCACCGAAACAAAGGTTGGTTGATGATTTGTCATGCTGAGCGGAGTCGAAGCATCTGACTTATTCAAAATCTCTTCTGTGTTCAAAGGATTATAAATCCTCACAATTTTATATTTTTCGACTTCGTTTTGGGCTAAATTTTCAAAATCTTTTTGGATGTGTTCAGAAATAACCATGATTTTATCAAAACCAAAAAACTTGCGAATTTCTTGGTCGGTATAGTTGTGAAATTCAGTTTTTCTTAAGTCATTGTGAATCCAAACGATTTTTTTAGAAGATTTGATTGGTGAGTTCAGAATGTCATCTCTCATTCCGTGAATGGCAGCAAATTCTACATCATATTTCTTATTTTTCAGAATCGTAGAGTAGAGAATTTTCGGAAATGTTTTCAATAAATTTTGATACAAAACACGATAAGCTTTCTTCGGAATATCTTGAATTCTGTTGGTGGTAATCATTCCACCTTTGTTCAAGTAAAGTACATTAATCCAATCAGGAACTTCTGCAAGATATTTTCCAGAGTATAAATTCAGCAATAAATCTATTTCGTATTTGTCTTTTGGAAGATTTTTAAGAAAAGTCACCAGAACTTTTTCTGCGCCACCATGACGCAGAGAACCAATTCTGATGAGGATTTTTTTCTTTTCCAAATTATTTTAATTTTTGATAAATTATTGAAAAAGGGAGTGTTATAATTCCTAAAAATTTTATCCAAGGATTTTTAATTTTTGTAAATATAGAAGAAATTTTTCTTCCACTTTTTAAAGCATAGGTTTGGTAACCAATTAAGTTTCTAAGCAATGCTTTGGGATAAAAAAACAATTGATTTCCGTATGAATTGAGAAATGAAAGATGACCTTCTGTCAATCCAAAAAGATTTTTTCCGCTCCATCTTGTATTGGAAACAGAAGCTTCATCGTCATCATCTTTTAGGTAAAATCGCACTATTTTATTCACAAATCTGGTCTTAATTCCTCTAGCATCATAATCATTGAAAATCACACTTTGCGGAATATAACCTTTGCCTTCGTATTGACTAAAATCTTTGCCGGAAATTTCTCTTTGATAGGTTTTGGTAATAAAAATCCCAAATTTATCTCCTCTAACTTTGTATTTGTAGCGCATCTCGAAAATGCTTCCATCAAAACCATTATTTGGATATTTATCACCAACAATTTTGCCGTTTTCATCAGCAGAAAGTCCCATCACAGAAATATAATCGTCTTGATTTTCTATTTTTTCAACTTCTGAAATTAAATTTTCTAAAGCGTCTTCTGGATATGCATCATCAGAATCTACCACCATAAAATAAGGTGTTTTCACCATTTTTACGCCTTCCAAAACCGTTAAAAATTTATGGCGGTTTTTATCTTTTTTATAAATAATTTCAAAAAAAGGATTCAGCAATTGGAAATTTTCTACCACTGTGGAAGTATTATCCGTGGAACCATCATCTAAAATAATCCAAAGAAAATCTTTGAAACTCTGATGAAGAAGAGATTCAAAAACTTTCGGGAGCGTTTTTGCCCGATTGTAAGTGGGCGTGATAATGGTAATTTTTTTCATTGGAGATACGAGATACGAGATACGAGATACGAGATACGAGGTTTTACTCGAAACTCGAAACACGCATCAATTTATTTTATTAATTTTTTATATTGTTGTTCAAAAACTTCGGTGACTTGTTGATAGATTTTCTTTTCATCAAATTTTTCATCAGCATTTAGAGTTCCTTCGGTGATTTTTTTGACCAATTCGGGTTCGATAAGAAACCTTTTCATGGCTTCGAAAATTTCATTTTCATCAAAGTTAACTAAAATTCCGTCTTTTGCATCATCTATCATTTCTGGAATTCCGCCTACATTGGTAGAAATGATTGGTTTATGCAATCCCATTACTTCGCCAATCGTTAAAGGGTAACTTTCAGATTTTGAAGGAAGTACAAAATAATCAGCCGCTTTTACATAAGGCCAAGGATTTTTTTGAGAATCTAGAAGCAGAAACGTTTTTTCTACGCCCAATTCTTTTGCTTGATTTTTCAAATTTTCCATCTCGTTTCCGCCACCAATTACAGCGATAGAATGCATCAAATTTTCGTCTAAAAGTCTTTTATGAACACGCATCAGTTCGGCATAACCTTTTCTATGATGCAATCTTCCTATGGAAATAAAAGTAGGTCTTATCTCAAAATCTGCTTGAAATTCTTCTGCTTTTTTTCTTACTTCTGGGAGTTTTATCACGTTGTAAATCACAGAACTTTTTGGGTAAGAAACACCGTATAAATCTTCTATCACTTGTCTGGTTTGCGCAGCGCCAAAAATCATCCAGTCGAATTTTTTCATCAAATTGATGCGTTTCATGACTCTGTTTTGGTCTGTGTCATAACTTACATCTGTGTGAAACCAACCGATTTTTCTAGATTTTTTGTTGGGAGAATTCAGCACCATTTCAAATTCCGCATAACCTGGCGAAACTTCTATGTCAAAATCTTCCTTTACTTTTAAAGCATATAAAATGGAGGGGAATTTATCGAAAATTTCTAGTTTTAGTCTTCTTAATCCGAGTTGAAATTTTTGGATAAAAGGATTTTTCGACATTTGTTCACGGCCTTTTTCTACCACGATGAGTTTAATGTCTTTCGGAATTTCTGTAACCAATTCGCCTTGATACAAATTGAGCATCAATGTAAAATCAAATTTATCCTTAGGTAAATTTCTCAATAAATCAAGAACTACTCTAGGAACTCCGCCCATTTCTAATGAGCGAAGCCTAAAAAGAACTTTTATTTTTTTTTGATTCTCCATTATTCTACTTCACAGCCTAAATTTTTGTACTGATTTTTAAATTTTAGCACCCAATTTCTAAATGCTGTTTTATCTATTTTTTCGTTTAAAAATTTCTCAAAATATTCTAAAGAAAAATCTTTGGGGAAATTTTGCATTTCATCAAAACTACCATTGAGCCAAGCCTGATTAATGAGATGATTAAAGTAATTCACATCAAAATCATCACCGTATTTATGGTAAGAATTGGTTGCCGAGGATTGGAAAGTGGTTTTCAGTGCTTCTTTTTCTAATTTTGCAATAAAATTAGGATTGTCTTGATGTTTTCGGTAGTAATTAGAAGCATTTCTGAGTTGTTGTTTTTCGTCTACTTTTCCTTTGGCGTTTTTCCAAATGTGTAGCCAATATTCTTTTTGCCAAAATCCCATCAAAATAGAATTGAGCGCCCAATATTTTTGTTTGGTGGCATTATCTACGATTCCTAATTTGTAAAGAATGGTAAATAACTTGAATTTATTATAAAAGAATAAATCGTTAAAAAATTCTGGAAAAAGGAGTAAGTTTTTCGGTTCCACTCGAAGAATTTCTTCTGTTATTTCTGAAATTTCTACAAATTCATCATCCTTTTTGTTGCCTAGCCAACCTAACTTTAGCAGTGAAATTTGATTTTTTTTACAAATTTCTTGTAAATCATTCACGTTAATTTTATGAGTAAACCAAACGTCATCTTCTATCATCATAAAGTATTCCGAAGCGTTTTTTGCAGTTCTGTACCATAAATTGGTAGGAATAGTGAAGCCGTCAATTTCTTTTCCAAATTGTAAGTTTTCTGCAATTGCTGCAACTTTATTTTGATAATTTTCAGATTTTATAATTTCTATTTTTGGGTGCTTTTCTTTGATTTTAGAAAGATAGATTTCTGGGGTTCCATCATCAAGCACTTTTACGCAAAAATCCCCTTCTACAAAGCTTTCTATGCTTTGCAAACAGCGGTCTAAGTAAAACGGACGGTTAAAGGATTTGATGAAGATATTTACCATGAAAATAGTTTTTTTAAAACTCTGAAAAATGACAGTGGAACACTAGAAAACAACACGTACTTGAAAGGAATCTTTTCTTTGGGATAATATTTTTTGATTTTTCTTATGAGAAGAACTATTTTTTCTTTTTTATTGAGTTTAATGGCTGTTTCTAATGCGAAAAATAATTCCTCTATTTTGTGTTTAAATTCGAAGTTGTTAATCTCTAATACTTCTTCATTGTTGAAGGTTTCGTATAAATCTTGTCCGTTTTCTTTTCTTAATTTATAAAAGTAAAGTGCTTTCTCTACCATTAACTTTTTTACAAAATTATCTCCTTTTCTAGAAATAGAACTTTCTAAAATTCTATAATGGAGGAGCTTTTCATTTATGTTTGCGAGTTTTTTTCCTTGGGTAATTAAATTGAGATAAAGGTCGTAATCTTCACAATAGATGAATTTTTCTCTATATTTTATGTTTTGATGATTTCTAAACATGATGACTGGGTGAAAAAGTTGAATTTGAGAAGTTATTTTATTTACGATTTCTTCATGTTCTAGTGCACCTATTTTTTCTCCGATGATTTCATTTTTTTCGTTTATAAAATCAATCTGAGCTCCAACCATAGATATTTCAGGATTGTTTTCTAAAAAAATGACTTGTTTTTGGAATCTTTCAGGCAAAGAAATATCATCTGCATCCATTCTTGCAACGTATTTTCCTTGTGCCATATTTAAGCCTACATTTAAGTTTTTTATAAAACCTTTTGGACCTTCATTTTTCTCTTTTTGTATGATTTTTATTCTGTTGTCTTTCTCTTTGAATTCTCTTAAAATTTCTAAGGTTTTATCAGTAGAACAGTCTTCAATAATGATAAACTCAAAATCAGTAAAAGTCTGATTTGTTATAGATTCTATGGCACTGTGTAAAAACTTTTCCGCATTGTAAACAGACATTATTACAGAAACTAGAGGAGGATTCATGGTTTTATAGCGGTTTTATTACCAATTCTTGTTTATTAATCACGATAGAATTAGCAGGAATATCTTTGTGGATTACACAGCCCGCTCCTAGAATTACATTGTCGCCTATTGTTACTCCTTTTAAAATGATGCAATTAGCACCAGTCCAAACGTTATTTCCGAGTTTTACAGGAGCGGTATTAAATTCTGTTTTAGATACAGAGAAAGGTTCGGTAGTATATTGATGATTATGGTCGAAAATTTTCATTCCTTCCCCTAAAATACAATTTTCGCCAATTTCTATTTTTTCATAGCACGCAATGGTAGCTCTTGTAATATAGGTGTTTTTTCCGATGATGAACTGACCATTTTTCTTGAGGGCAATATTATTAGATTCATTGATGGTTACTCCTTCTTCTATGGTAATTTCTGCGTTTTCAGAAATGTCTATATAATTGTTAATGCCTAATTTAAAAGAAGAATTAACGCTACTTTTTTTGTTTTTAAAGAATTTTTTTCTCTGGTCTTCAGAAATTAATTTTTTTTGGAGATTATAGAGTTTAATCAGTAAAGATTTCATTTTTCATCGGTTT is part of the Cloacibacterium normanense genome and encodes:
- a CDS encoding glycosyltransferase — encoded protein: MEKKKILIRIGSLRHGGAEKVLVTFLKNLPKDKYEIDLLLNLYSGKYLAEVPDWINVLYLNKGGMITTNRIQDIPKKAYRVLYQNLLKTFPKILYSTILKNKKYDVEFAAIHGMRDDILNSPIKSSKKIVWIHNDLRKTEFHNYTDQEIRKFFGFDKIMVISEHIQKDFENLAQNEVEKYKIVRIYNPLNTEEILNKSDASTPLSMTNHQPTFVSVGTVFPQKGFDRLLKVHKKLLDEGYQHQIKIIGDGYDFENIKNLKTELGLGKTAEMLGFTENPFPYVKAADFYILSSRYEGFPTVLFEAITLKKNIIATDVSGVQEMLENGKLGLIVENSEQGIYKGMKKALSNPESFSQYQENLKDYKMPFNLENSVNKIMEIIDE
- a CDS encoding glycosyltransferase family 2 protein produces the protein MKKITIITPTYNRAKTLPKVFESLLHQSFKDFLWIILDDGSTDNTSTVVENFQLLNPFFEIIYKKDKNRHKFLTVLEGVKMVKTPYFMVVDSDDAYPEDALENLISEVEKIENQDDYISVMGLSADENGKIVGDKYPNNGFDGSIFEMRYKYKVRGDKFGIFITKTYQREISGKDFSQYEGKGYIPQSVIFNDYDARGIKTRFVNKIVRFYLKDDDDEASVSNTRWSGKNLFGLTEGHLSFLNSYGNQLFFYPKALLRNLIGYQTYALKSGRKISSIFTKIKNPWIKFLGIITLPFSIIYQKLK
- a CDS encoding glycosyltransferase translates to MENQKKIKVLFRLRSLEMGGVPRVVLDLLRNLPKDKFDFTLMLNLYQGELVTEIPKDIKLIVVEKGREQMSKNPFIQKFQLGLRRLKLEIFDKFPSILYALKVKEDFDIEVSPGYAEFEMVLNSPNKKSRKIGWFHTDVSYDTDQNRVMKRINLMKKFDWMIFGAAQTRQVIEDLYGVSYPKSSVIYNVIKLPEVRKKAEEFQADFEIRPTFISIGRLHHRKGYAELMRVHKRLLDENLMHSIAVIGGGNEMENLKNQAKELGVEKTFLLLDSQKNPWPYVKAADYFVLPSKSESYPLTIGEVMGLHKPIISTNVGGIPEMIDDAKDGILVNFDENEIFEAMKRFLIEPELVKKITEGTLNADEKFDEKKIYQQVTEVFEQQYKKLIK
- a CDS encoding glycosyltransferase family A protein; this encodes MVNIFIKSFNRPFYLDRCLQSIESFVEGDFCVKVLDDGTPEIYLSKIKEKHPKIEIIKSENYQNKVAAIAENLQFGKEIDGFTIPTNLWYRTAKNASEYFMMIEDDVWFTHKINVNDLQEICKKNQISLLKLGWLGNKKDDEFVEISEITEEILRVEPKNLLLFPEFFNDLFFYNKFKLFTILYKLGIVDNATKQKYWALNSILMGFWQKEYWLHIWKNAKGKVDEKQQLRNASNYYRKHQDNPNFIAKLEKEALKTTFQSSATNSYHKYGDDFDVNYFNHLINQAWLNGSFDEMQNFPKDFSLEYFEKFLNEKIDKTAFRNWVLKFKNQYKNLGCEVE
- a CDS encoding glycosyltransferase family 2 protein; amino-acid sequence: MNPPLVSVIMSVYNAEKFLHSAIESITNQTFTDFEFIIIEDCSTDKTLEILREFKEKDNRIKIIQKEKNEGPKGFIKNLNVGLNMAQGKYVARMDADDISLPERFQKQVIFLENNPEISMVGAQIDFINEKNEIIGEKIGALEHEEIVNKITSQIQLFHPVIMFRNHQNIKYREKFIYCEDYDLYLNLITQGKKLANINEKLLHYRILESSISRKGDNFVKKLMVEKALYFYKLRKENGQDLYETFNNEEVLEINNFEFKHKIEELFFALETAIKLNKKEKIVLLIRKIKKYYPKEKIPFKYVLFSSVPLSFFRVLKKLFSW
- a CDS encoding acyltransferase; its protein translation is MKSLLIKLYNLQKKLISEDQRKKFFKNKKSSVNSSFKLGINNYIDISENAEITIEEGVTINESNNIALKKNGQFIIGKNTYITRATIACYEKIEIGENCILGEGMKIFDHNHQYTTEPFSVSKTEFNTAPVKLGNNVWTGANCIILKGVTIGDNVILGAGCVIHKDIPANSIVINKQELVIKPL